A genome region from Candidatus Microthrix parvicella Bio17-1 includes the following:
- a CDS encoding alpha/beta hydrolase, whose amino-acid sequence MITANGARPTRLPTTMVLLAALLFGGCSTGLGGDAAGGRSDGGSGEASGTTVLSPRPSGPTTTVLVEDDPLGGYAPEPLSWSDCGQLQCATLVVPLDWSKPEGDTLNLAVSRRPSSGRSQGSVLVNPGGPGGSGVETVEWVFQEPAFDELNDRFDVVGWDPRGTNSSDSVSCDDSVDDFRALDPSPDDAAETKALNDTAQQITNDCETSSADLLPHVSTSDSVKDMDALRRALGENQMTYYGFSYGTALGSFYADEFPDRVRAIVLDGVVDPDADLEEFLTAQTQGFEDALDAIFASCGSSCPKGGTAKLYDRLAKRVESEPIGSGDLTLGPAELATAAISATYSPDEGPAFAEALTEAEDGDPSALLNLADRYYGGAEYTPYLAIECIDQAHPDGDKEWAEFVARLEKASPRLGGSIGNELLPCANWPVKPVEPRPFPKAVASNPILVVGNTGDAATPFAQAEAMAQNLDNAVLLTHEGTGHTSYGNPCVDEITAAYLVHLDVPEDGTVCRD is encoded by the coding sequence GTGATCACGGCCAACGGCGCTCGACCCACTCGGCTGCCGACCACCATGGTGCTGCTTGCTGCGCTCCTCTTTGGCGGCTGCTCCACCGGTCTGGGAGGCGACGCGGCAGGCGGACGCAGCGACGGCGGTTCGGGTGAGGCATCCGGCACGACGGTGCTGTCGCCGAGACCCTCCGGCCCCACCACCACGGTGTTGGTCGAGGACGACCCGCTCGGCGGCTACGCCCCCGAACCTCTGTCCTGGAGCGACTGCGGCCAACTCCAGTGCGCCACCCTTGTGGTGCCGCTTGACTGGAGCAAACCGGAGGGCGACACCCTCAACCTGGCCGTTTCCCGTCGACCATCAAGCGGCAGATCACAGGGTTCGGTGTTGGTCAACCCCGGTGGGCCGGGCGGCTCCGGGGTGGAGACGGTGGAGTGGGTGTTTCAGGAGCCGGCATTTGACGAACTGAACGATCGGTTCGATGTTGTTGGATGGGACCCCCGCGGCACCAACTCCAGCGACTCGGTCAGCTGCGACGATTCGGTCGACGACTTCCGGGCACTCGACCCCTCACCCGACGACGCTGCCGAAACCAAGGCGCTCAACGACACCGCCCAACAGATCACCAACGATTGCGAGACGTCGTCGGCCGACCTGCTGCCTCATGTCTCCACCAGCGACTCGGTGAAGGACATGGATGCGCTCCGGCGAGCGCTCGGTGAAAACCAGATGACGTACTACGGCTTCAGCTACGGCACCGCGTTGGGATCGTTCTACGCCGACGAGTTCCCGGATCGGGTCCGAGCGATCGTGCTCGATGGCGTGGTCGACCCCGACGCCGATCTGGAAGAGTTCCTCACCGCCCAAACCCAGGGTTTCGAGGACGCGTTGGACGCCATCTTTGCATCGTGTGGATCGTCATGCCCCAAAGGCGGCACAGCCAAGTTGTACGACAGGTTGGCCAAGCGGGTGGAGTCCGAACCGATCGGGTCGGGTGACCTCACCCTGGGCCCGGCCGAACTGGCCACCGCCGCCATCTCCGCCACCTACTCGCCCGACGAGGGCCCGGCATTTGCAGAGGCCCTGACCGAGGCCGAAGACGGCGACCCGAGTGCGCTGTTGAACCTGGCCGACCGCTATTACGGAGGCGCTGAGTACACCCCGTACCTGGCGATCGAGTGCATCGACCAGGCTCACCCGGACGGCGACAAGGAGTGGGCCGAGTTCGTCGCCCGACTCGAGAAGGCCTCCCCCCGTCTTGGGGGCAGCATCGGCAACGAACTGCTGCCGTGCGCCAACTGGCCCGTGAAGCCGGTGGAACCCCGACCCTTTCCCAAGGCCGTCGCATCAAACCCGATCCTGGTGGTGGGCAACACCGGGGACGCAGCCACGCCGTTTGCCCAAGCCGAGGCGATGGCGCAGAACCTGGACAACGCGGTGCTTCTCACCCATGAGGGCACCGGACACACCAGTTACGGCAACCCCTGCGTGGACGAAATCACCGCTGCATACCTGGTTCACCTCGACGTGCCCGAGGACGGCACCGTCTGCCGCGACTGA